The Trichosurus vulpecula isolate mTriVul1 chromosome 3, mTriVul1.pri, whole genome shotgun sequence genome includes a window with the following:
- the CDC42EP3 gene encoding cdc42 effector protein 3 → MPAKTPIYLKAANNKKGKKFKLRDILSPDMISPPLGDFRHTIHIGKEGQHDVFGDISFLQGNYELLPGNQEKMRIGQLPGHSEFLRANSTSDSMFSETPSPVLKNAISLPAIGGSQALMLPLLSPVTFNTKQDSFGPSKLPRLSCEPVIEEKTQEKTNHLENGTVHPEDAPWKGNGTASHYSNGRDSHSSSLSEQYSDWQTEEMLDSSVPCELIKEKTNSEESLSELTGSLLSLQLDLGPSLLDEVLNVMDKNKL, encoded by the coding sequence ATGCCGGCCAAGACACCGATTTACCTGAAAGCGGCCAataacaaaaagggaaagaaatttaaACTGAGGGACATTTTGTCTCCAGATATGATCAGTCCTCCACTAGGGGATTTTCGACACACAATTCACATTGGAAAAGAGGGACAGCATGATGTGTTTGGGGATATTTCATTTCTTCAAGGGAATTATGAGCTGTTACCTGGGAACCAGGAGAAAATGAGGATTGGGCAGCTCCCTGGGCATAGCGAGTTCCTAAGGGCAAACAGCACCTCTGACTCCATGTTTTCAGAGACACCTTCTCCAGTGCTCAAAAATGCCATCTCACTTCCTGCCATTGGTGGTTCCCAAGCTCTTATGTTGCCGTTATTATCCCCTGTGACATTTAATACCAAACAGGATTCCTTTGGGCCCTCGAAGCTCCCAAGGCTTAGTTGTGAGCCAGTCATTGAAGAAAAAACTCAGGAGAAAACCAACCACTTGGAGAATGGGACTGTGCACCCTGAGGACGCCCCGTGGAAAGGCAATGGTACAGCATCCCACTACAGTAATGGAAGAGACAGCCACTCATCCAGTCTCTCCGAACAGTATAGTGACTGGCAAACAGAAGAAATGTTGGACAGTTCTGTTCCATGTGAACTCATCAAGGagaagacaaactcagaagaatcCCTCTCTGAGCTCACGGGCTCCCTGCTCTCCTTGCAGCTGGACCTTGGACCTTCACTTTTAGATGAGGTTCTTAATGTCATGGATAAAAATAAGTTATAG